Genomic window (Megamonas funiformis):
TTCTATACCGATAAAATTAACTTCAGGATGAAGAGCTGCTGTTTTACTGATGAAATCTCCTTTTCCTGTGCCAAGTTCTACATAAAGAGGTGCCTGACGGTCAAATACTTCATGCCAATGACCTTTAATTTCTTCAGAAGGACTTTGTCCTTTAGTATATACAAAATCATTAAAATCTAAAATAGCTTCATCAATCCAAGGTTTTCTTCGTAAACGCAAAATAATTCTCCTTTTTATAAATATATTCAAAGATTATTTTATCACAAAAGATTTATAAATACATGGTTTTTACATAAAAAGCTTCTGTTCTTTTTTAGAGTCGAGAACAGAAGCTTTTTGCTTAAAATAAGAGATTGCTTTCAACAATCATGCGAATACCTAATAAGAATAAAGAAATGCAAAGAAGTAAAATGATACTGCGAGGTTTAGTTTTCTTAGATAATCTAGCACCGATTTGAGCGCCGATTACAGCACCAAAACCAACAGCAAGAGCAGGTATCCAAACGATATGATTTAAAAATATATGAGATGTAACACCCATAAAAGAGGAAACAGCTAAGACAAAATGAGATGTTGCAGTTGCCATATGTGGTGGAAAAGCAAGGGCATAAATCATAACAGGAACATGAATGATACCGCCACCAATACCAAAGATGCTAGAGATAAAACCTACAAACATACTTAAAATAATACCGAGTTTTTTGCGAGCTATAAATAAGGTTTCATCAAAATTTGTAGCGATAGCTTTTTTATTAGATGAATTCCAATACATGATAGCAGAGATGATTAAAATAAAGATACCATAACTAAGACTGAAAGTAGGGCCTGTGAAATAATCACTGACAAGGCTACCTAAAATAGCTCCAGGAAGTGTAGCAATAGCAAAAGGAATGGCTGCTTTAAAATAAACGCGATGTTGTTTTACATAAGCATATGTTCCTGAAAGTGCATTTAAAAATACACCAAATAATGAAGTACCAACGATTTCAGGAGCACTATGAAAAATAGAAGGTGTGAGTGCAAAAGTAAAAAGTGGTATCATGATTAAACCACCACCAATACCTATTAAAGTACCAAATGTACCTACGCCAATACCGACGACAAATAATACAAGAATTTCAATCATAAAAAAACCTTACTTTCATATTTTGTAATTTGTTATATTTTAGGCTATAAAACCAAAATGTTTAGCTACTAATTCATAGGCTGGCACAGCGATATTTTTGGCTTTTGCCATGCGAACAACTTCAAAAATGAGTCCATCAATTTCTGATTGACTGCCTTTTTGTAAGTCTTTTTGCATAGAAGCTGTAGTATCTGGTGTCATAGCATTTAATGTTTTTAAGTTTATATCAATGATATTTTCAGGAAGATTAATATTATAAGCTTTAGCTAGATTAATACAATCTTTTGTTAAGGCAATGAATAAATCTTGTTCTTTTCCTTGTTTTTGCATGATACCTGCTGGTATATCAAAATAAGCTCCACAACTAGCATAAGGGGAGATTAAAACGAATTTGCGGAAGGTATCTTCTGCGATATTTTCTGATAAGACAACGGAAATATTACTATCTTTAAGGTTTTGAGCAATTTGTTCTAATTGATTTTTTAATGGAGTTTTTCCACGTGTGCCAAAGACGATGCGGAAAATATTACCTTTTTGAGATATTTCTCCAGGTGCAGAAATATAGGCAACAATATAGATACATCCTTCAATTACATTTGTATGAGGTAATTTAGGTGCTAGTCTATAACCTGTACCATAGATATTTAGTATAGGAATGATGATGGTATTTTCCTTGCTTACTTTGGCTAAAAAAGGAATGATATCATCAAGAGCATATCCTTTGACAGAAATGAAAATTACATCAGGTATTTCATTTGTTTGAAGATATTGCTCTGTAGTCATTGCTTTTACGGGTTTTAAATTAAATTTGCCAATTCTATCAGAATTGATGGTAAGACCATTTTCGTTGATGGCTTCAAGATGTTTTCCACGAGCGATAAAGGTTACATCATGATTAT
Coding sequences:
- a CDS encoding sulfite exporter TauE/SafE family protein, whose protein sequence is MIEILVLFVVGIGVGTFGTLIGIGGGLIMIPLFTFALTPSIFHSAPEIVGTSLFGVFLNALSGTYAYVKQHRVYFKAAIPFAIATLPGAILGSLVSDYFTGPTFSLSYGIFILIISAIMYWNSSNKKAIATNFDETLFIARKKLGIILSMFVGFISSIFGIGGGIIHVPVMIYALAFPPHMATATSHFVLAVSSFMGVTSHIFLNHIVWIPALAVGFGAVIGAQIGARLSKKTKPRSIILLLCISLFLLGIRMIVESNLLF
- a CDS encoding ketopantoate reductase family protein — encoded protein: MKYLIVGTGGTGACIGGFLAKNNHDVTFIARGKHLEAINENGLTINSDRIGKFNLKPVKAMTTEQYLQTNEIPDVIFISVKGYALDDIIPFLAKVSKENTIIIPILNIYGTGYRLAPKLPHTNVIEGCIYIVAYISAPGEISQKGNIFRIVFGTRGKTPLKNQLEQIAQNLKDSNISVVLSENIAEDTFRKFVLISPYASCGAYFDIPAGIMQKQGKEQDLFIALTKDCINLAKAYNINLPENIIDINLKTLNAMTPDTTASMQKDLQKGSQSEIDGLIFEVVRMAKAKNIAVPAYELVAKHFGFIA